From Hemiscyllium ocellatum isolate sHemOce1 unplaced genomic scaffold, sHemOce1.pat.X.cur. scaffold_1591_pat_ctg1, whole genome shotgun sequence, the proteins below share one genomic window:
- the dcaf8 gene encoding DDB1- and CUL4-associated factor 8, which translates to MGDRGSELDLKPDFRNGSLSSSPEETEEARESSSGIEVEASDLSLSLTGDEHMAEEEEEGEGEAGGQHRREGGRHGTDKESSDERDSDSLEDTGTYSIVDEDEEEEEAEEGGEQREEESKMEDGQAGPRARRRRGPKRPSEPERDSSEEEAALERWVHSEVAALPPPTWCAAPALGGREIGRDPRAFMYRACGARTFVERLRLQHSLEHHAGCVNTLHFNRRGTWLASGSDDLKVVIWDWARRKPVLEFDTGHKSNVFQAKFLPNSGDSTLAMCARDGQVRIAELSATECCKSTKRVAQHKGSAHKLALEPDSPCSFLSAGEDAVVFAIDLRQERPASKLVITKEKDKKVGLYTIYMNPSNTHQFAVGGRDQFVRVYDQRKINENENNGVLKKFCPHHLINSESKANITCLVYSHDGSDLLASYNDEDIYLFNSSHSDGADYVKRYKGHRNNATVKGVNFYGPKSEFVVSGSDCGHIFLWEKSSCQIVQFMEGDKGGVVNCLEPHPHLPVLATSGLDHDVKVWAPTSDAVNGLSGLTEVIKKNKRERDEDCLRHTDLFDSHMLWFLMHHLRQRRHRQRPRDSTVGPEEESEESTSSSESSDEEGDGPDRVQCMPS; encoded by the exons ATGGGGGACAGGGGCAGTGAATTGGATCTGAAGCCTGACTTCAGGAATG GCAGCCTGTCGAGCAGCCCTGAGGAGACGGAAGAGGCGCGCGAGTCCTCCTCGGGCATCGAGGTGGAAGCCTCCGACCTCAGCCTGAGTCTGACCGGGGATGAGCACAtggcggaggaggaggaggagggcgagGGGGAGGCAGGGGGCCAGCACCGAAGGGAAGGGGGCCGGCACGGCACCGACAAGGAGAGCTCGGACGAACGGGACTCCGACTCGCTGGAGGATACCGGCACCTACTCCATCGTGGACGAggacgaggaggaggaggaggcggaGGAGGGGGGAGAGCAGCGCGAGGAAGAGAGCAAGATGGAGGACGGGCAGGCCGGCCCCCGGGCCCGGCGCCGCCGCGGGCCGAAGCGCCCCAGTGAGCCGGAGCGGGACTCCTCCGAGGAGGAGGCGGCGCTAGAGCGCTGGGTGCACTCGGAGGTGGCGGCCCTGCCGCCCCCCACCTGGTGCGCAGCGCCGGCGCTGGGGGGCCGGGAGATCGGCCGGGACCCCCGGGCCTTCATGTACCGGGCGTGCGGGGCACGGACCTTCGTGGAGCGGCTGCGGCTGCAGCACAGCCTGGAGCACCACGCCGGCTGTGTCAACACGCTGCACTTCAACCGGCGCGGCACCTGGCTGGCCAGCGGCAGTGACGACCTCAAGGTGGTGATCTGGGACTGGGCGCGCCGCAAACCCGTCCTCGAGTTCGACACCGGGCACAAGAGCAACGTCTTCCAG GCCAAGTTCTTGCCGAACAGCGGTGACTCGACGCTGGCCATGTGTGCTCGGGACGGCCAGGTCCGTATCGCTGAGCTGTCTGCCACCGAGTGCTGCAAGTCGACCAAACGGGTGGCCCAGCACAAGGGCTCTGCACACAAG CTGGCTCTGGAACCGGACTCCCCCTGCTCCTTCCTGTCGGCCGGTGAGGATGCGGTGGTCTTTGCCATTGACCTGCGACAAGAGAGGCCAGCGTC gaagttggtcatcaccaaggaaaaGGACAAGAAGGTGGGCCTGTACACCATCTACATGAACCCCTCGAACACCCACCAGTTTGCTGTTGGAGGGAGAGATCAGTTTGTCAG GGTGTACGACCAGCGCAAGATAAATGAGAACGAGAACAACGGTGTGCTGAAGAAGTTCTGCCCTCATCACCTC ATCAACAGCGAATCAAAAGCCAACATCACGTGTTTAGTCTACAGCCACGATGGCTCTG ACCTGTTAGCAAGCTACAATGACGAGGACATCTACCTCTTCAACTCTTCCCACAGCGATGGTGCTGATTATGTCAAGCGTTACAAGGGGCACCGCAATAACGCTACAG ttaaaggggtgaatttCTACGGCCCCAAGAGTGAGTTTGTTGTGAGCGGCAGTGACTGCGGCCACATCTTCCTCTGGGAGAAGTCGTCCTGTCAAATTGTCCAGTTCATGGAGGGCGACAAAGGGGGAGTG gTGAATTGTCTGGAGCCCCACCCTCACCTTCCTGTCCTAGCGACCAGCGGTCTGGACCACGACGTCAAGGTCTGGGCCCCCACGTCTGATGCTGTGAACGGGTTGTCCGGATTAACAGAG GTGATCAAGAAGAATAAGCGAGAGAGGGACGAGGATTGcctccgtcacactgacctctTTGACAGTCACATGCTCTGGTTCCTCATGCACCATCTGAGGCAGCGCCGACATCGCCAG CGGCCCCGGGATTCCACGGTCGGACCGGAGGAGGAGTCTGAGGAGAGTACAAGTTCCTCGGAGTCGTCCGATGAGGAGGGGGATGGCCCTGACCGGGTGCAGTGCATGCCTTCCTGA